The following nucleotide sequence is from Streptomyces brevispora.
ATGTCGGCCGCGTGGCCCTTGCAGTTCTGCCGTTCCTGCTCGCGCTCGCCGCCGACCTCATCCTTTTCGCCACCCGCCGTGACCGGCTGCCCGCGCAGCTGGCCAGCCACTTCGTGGGCAACGGCCGAGCGGACGACCACGCGGGCCAGGGCTCGTACATCGCGATCACCACGGTCCTGCTCATCGGGACCGGCGTCCTGTGGACCCTGATGGCGGTCGGGGGCAAGTTCACCGGCCCCGCGTACCGGAAGCTCGTCGCCAGTGGCTATGCCCTCGCCGGGTTCCTCGGCTACCTGATGGCGGTCGTCCTGCTCGTCAACGTGGATGCCGCGGAGGACGCGCAGGGCCGCGCGCAGGACGTCTCGTTCCCGATGTGGCACATCGTCGTGGCCCTGGGGGTCGCCGTGCTCGCGTTCGGGCTCGGTCTGCTGCTCGCCGCCCTGGTTCCCGTACCGGAGGGGCCCGCCGCCGACGGGTCGGCCGGTGACGGCGAACGGATCGCGCTGGCCGACGGGGAGGTCGCGGGGTGGGCGCGCAGCGCCGGCAACCGGTGGCTGCCGCCGGCCGCGCTCGCCGTGCTCGGAGCCGGGGTCGTCCTGCTGTTCACCACGGGCTGGGCCGCGGCGGTTCCGGCTCTCCTCGTCGGCGTGCTCGTGGCGAGCTTCGCCCGTCCCTGCGTCACCGTGGACCGGCGCGGCATCACGGTCTCCGGGGTGCTGCCGTGGCCGCGCATACGGGTCCCGCTCGACCGGATCGAGGCGGCGAGCAGCCGTAGGATCAATGTCCTTGCCGAGTACGGGGGCTGGGGCTACCGGATCCGCCCCGGGCGCACCGGAGTCATGATCCGTTCCGGTGAGGGGATCGTGGCACGGTTGTCCGGCGGACGGGACTTCGCGGTGACCGTCGACGACTCGGCGACCGCTGCCGCGCTCCTCAACACCCTGGTCGACCAGCGTCGAACGGAACACTGACCATGCTCTTCAGGGTCGACCCCACCTCCACCGTGCCGCTCGGCGACCAGATCGCGGCCTGTGTGCGCCGTGCCGTCGCCGAGGGGACGGTGGACCCCGGGGAGAGGCTGCCCGCCGCCCGGGTCCTCGCCGAATCGCTGGGCGTCAATGTGCACACGGCGCTGCGCGGCTACCAGCGACTGCGCGAGGAAGGGCTGATCGAACTGCGCCGGGGACGCGGCGCGGTGGTCGCCGTCGGCGCCTCCCCGCACCGCGCCAGGCTGCTGGAGCGGGTACGCGAGATGGTCGGCGACGCCCGTGAACTCGGGATGACGGAGGACGAGTTGCTGGCCCTCGTCCGCACCGAACTCAACAGCTGACACAGGCTGCCGGCCGCGAACAGCCGCCGGCGCGGTGCACGTCTGCGGACAACCGCCGGCGCGGTGCATGCGTTCGCGAACAGTCACCGGCACGGTGCACGCGTCCGGGAACGGTCACCGGCGCGGTGCACGCGTCCGCGGACAACCGCCGGGGCGGTGTCCGCGCCGCTAAGGGCCACCCCGTCCTGCGAGGTGGCCCCTTTGGGCTGGTGGGTCAGGAACCGCTGCGGGCGAGCGCGGCCGCGAAGCCGTTCTGCCACAGGGAGTTCACCCGGTTGCGCTCATTGGTGTTCGGATAGGGGTTGGTGCAGGACGTGCCGGGGCCGCCGCCCGACATCAGCTCGCTGCACGGTCCCGAGTAGTGGTCCGGCAGGCCGAGCACGTGACCGGTCTCGTGGGCCGTGACCCGGGTCGAGTTGTACTGCCGGTTCTGCGCGTAGTCGAGGAAGATGTAGCCGTTGCCGTGCATGTCGGTGCTGGCGTACGAGCCTCTCGAGTCATTGCCCTCGTAGTAGGTGAAGTCGGCTTTGGACCCCTCCTGGAGACGGACGTTGGAGACCGAGCTGTTCCAGATCTGCGCGCTGTTGGCTATCTGAGTGCGGAAGGTGGGTGCGTTGGCGGCGCTGTAGACGATGGTGACCGACTGGACGCCCGGGCGTGCGGCGCGCTTCTCGGCCACCGACTTCGCGACCGCATCGAAGAACGCCTTGTTGGCGGAGGCGTTCTCGTGCGATCCGGAGCGGGCGGTGTACGCGGCGTGGGGGGCCGAGGCCGACGAAGCAGGTGCCGGGGCGGCAGTGGCGAGCGCGGGGGCGGTGCCCAGCGCGGCGGCGAGGCCGAAGCCGAGGCCGATCACGGCCGACATGACGGTCCTGGGGTGATTCATGGGGGGTCTCCTACCAGTTACCTGTCCGAGGAACCCGTCCGATGATCGGACTCGGACGGGGGCGGTACGGAGAGAGTTTCGGTGAAGCGGAGCCGCAGCGGATGATGCCAACAGCCGATAGCGCCGCGTTATCACCCCGCGAGCACCCCGCGAGCACCTTTCGATCACCCCTGGGCGAGAACGGGGTGACGCGAGAGGGAACAAGCGGTGTCCGGCATTCCACCAACCGCTGGATTAGCGGTGTTTGATGGGGTTGGGGCGTCTGGTGCGGCACGGTCCCGCCGCCCTACTCTCGGCGGTATGGAGCTTGAGGTGAGGCACCTCAGGGCGCTGTGCGCCATCGCCGACACCGGCAGCCTGCACCGGGCGGCCCGCAGACTGGGCGTGAGCCAGCCCTCGCTCACCACTCAGCTGCGCCGGATCGAGAACTCCCTCGGCGCCGAGCTGTTCAGCCGCGAACGCACCGGCTGCCGCCCCACCCTGCTCGGCCACGCCGTCCTCAGCCGGGCCCGTCCGCTCGTGGACGGCATGCGGGCCCTGGTCACCGATGCGAAGGCGGAGGCGGAGGCGGCCCGCGCCGGTGGGCCCCGGCTGCGGATCGGCTGCACCGCCAGCCGGGTCATCGGTGGCTGGCTGCGCAGGCTGCGGATCCGGCTGCCGGGTACGGACATCTCGCTCCGGGTCGACGTGTCGGCCCACGCGCTGCTGCGTGCGGTGGAGGCTGGCCGGCTCGATGTCGCCTTCGTGCACGAGGTGGAGGGGTGCCCGCTGTACGTGCCGGACGGGCTGGTGCAGCGGGTTCTCGTGGACCGCGAACCGCAGTTCGTCTCGATGGCCCGCGACCATCCGGCCGCCGCCCTGCCCGTCGTCGACCTGACGGACCTGGCCGCCGACCGGTGGATGGTCGACCCCACGGTGGACGGCGAATGGGACGGCCTGCGCCGGGTGTTCGGGGCGGCCGGTGTCGCGCCGACCGTGCTGCACGGCGACTATCTCACCGCCGCCTCCCTCGTCGTCCTCGGCGAGGCAGTCGCCCCGTGCCAGCCGACCTCGGGCCCGCGCGACGACATGGCGATCCGCCCGCTGCGCGACGACCCGCTCGCCGTGCGCCTGCTGCTGGTCTCCCGGCCGGGCGCCGACATGGCCTCGGTGTACAAGGAGTTGGAGGCCGCCTACCGGGAGGCGGCCCGGCGGGCGGACGGATACCACCAGTGGCTGCTGCGCAACCGGAGCCCGCTCGCCCGTTACTCCTGAGTGCGGACCGGACCCGGCCCGAGCGCGGACCGGGTTCGACCGGTTCAGCCCGGAGCGAGGCGGGTTCCGGATCGGGGTGCGGGGAGGCAGAGTCGGTGCCATGAGGCTTCTGATGCTGGGTGGTACGGAATTCGTCGGACGGGCCGTCACCGAGGACGCCCTCGCGCGCGGCTGGGAGGTCACGGTGTTCCACCGCGGCCACCACGGGCCGCCGCCCGGCGCGGCCGAACTGATCGGCGACCGCATCGCGGAGGGCGGTCTGGCCGCGCTCGAAGCCGCCGGGGGTCCGGGGGACGGCACGTACGTCTGGGACCTGGTCGTCGACACCTGGAGCGGCGCTCCCTCGGTCGTACGGGACGCGGCCCGGCTGCTGTCGAGCCGTGCCAGGCGGTACACGTACGTCTCCAGCCGTTCCGTCTACGCGTACCCGGCCCCGGCCGGTCTGCCTGAGGACGGGCCGCTGGTGGACGGTGCCTCACCGGATGCCGGTGGCGACGTCTCGTACGCCCTGGCCAAACGTGGTGGCGAACTGGCCGTGCTGGACGCCTTCGGCGACCGGGCGTTGCTCGCCCGCGCGGGACTGATCATCGGCCCCCGGGAGAACATCGGCCGGCTGCCGTGGTGGCTGACGCGGATCGCCCGCGGCGGGCCCGTGCTTGCCCCCGGGACTCCTGATCTGCCCCTCCAGTACATCGATGCCCGCGACCTCGCCGGGTGGCTGTTGGACGCCGCCGGGAGCGGACTGCACGGACCGTACAACCTGGTCAGCCGTCCGGGGCACACCACGATGGGGGAGCTGCTCGACGCCTGCGTGCGTGTCACCGGCTCCGATGCGGAGCTGCGCTGGACCGACACCGCGGCGATTCTCGCGGCGGGCGTCGAGCCCTGGTCGGACCTGCCGGTCTGGCTGCCGCCGGGGGAGCTGTACGACAGCCTGCACCAGGGCGATGTCAGCCGGGCGCACGCCACGGGGCTGAGCTGTCGGCCGGTGCAGGAGACGGTCGCCGACACGTGGAAGTGGTTGTGCGAACTGGGCGGCAGCGCACCGCAGCGGCCCGACCGGCCCCAGGTGGGCCTCGATCCGCAGACCGAGGCAAAGCTGCTGACGGGCTGACGGGCTGACGGGCTGACGGGGGACCCTCGTCCGGTCCGCCGACCGCACCCACGTCCGTGCCCACGCCCGTGCCCGCGTCTGGGCCGTCGGCCGAGGTGGGTCCGGCCGTCCGCGAGACGGAAGAGGCCGACTGCCCGGCGTGGCATAGCCGATGAACACGTAATAAAGCTGCATATTGCGCTGTATGGGAACAAAAGCGCGCAGAATCGGTAAATCTCACCGCGCGGCGGTGACGGTGGCGGCAGCGGCGGCCATGGTGGGGGTCATCGCGCCCTCGGCGGTCGCCGATTCGCTGCCGGGCGATCTCGGCCCGTGTCTCGGGGACGAGTGCCTCTCGGTCTGGGAGGATCCGAACAACGGGCCCGTTACCCACCATGACAGCAACATCAACATCTATGTCGGCGGCGACTACCTGGTCAGGGAGGCCGCCGCGGAGGCCGAGGGGAAGATCGTCACTCTCGGCCGGTTCGACATGCGTAAACGGGACGGTGTCTCGCAGATCTACGACGTCGGCGTCGCGGGTGTGGGATCACGGGTGCCGCCGCCCAACGGCTCCGATTACCTGACGGTGGGCGGCGATCTGACCGTCGCCACCGGTCAGCGGCTGCTCGCCGAGGAAGGCGCCAACCACGGTGTGGTGCGCCACGCCCAGGGCCTCAACGGGACGGTGATCCCGACCGCCGTCCACGATGCCGATGCCGCCGCTCCGTACACCGCGCTGCGCGACGAACTGACGGCGGCCAGCCACTGCTACGCGTACGACGACAACGAGGACCACCGGCGTCCGACGACCGGAACGGTGCGGAACGACGGCTCCGAGACCGTCTTCACCGGCGACGGCAGCTCCGCCCTCCAGGTCTTCGCGCTGGACGCCGATGTGGCCACGGGCGCGGGCGGCGACCAGGGCGTCGTCTTCAACGGCGTTCCCGACAGTGCGACCGTGCTGGTCAACGTCTACGGAAGCGCCCGCAACATCAGTACGTACATGGGATCGTTGCCCCAGTCGGGACTGCGTGAACGCCTGATGTGGAACTTTCCGGACGCCACCGAGATCGGGCTGAAGGGTTCCGGCCAGTTCCAGGGCAGTGTGCTGATCGGGCAGCAGTCCAGTGTGGTCACCCTGATGATGTCCGGCATCAACGGCCGCTTCTACACCGCTGGTTCGCTGACCCACTCGTCGGCAGGAGAGTCGGGCGGCCAGGAACTGCACGCCTACCCGTTCAACGGCGAGTTGCCGGACTGCGGCGAGGAGCCCTCCCCGTCCCCGTCGCCCACGGACGAGTCACCGTCCCCCACGCCGTCGCCCACGGACGAGTCGCCGTCCCCGTCGCCCACGGACGAGTCGCCGTCGTCCTCCCCGTCTCCGAGCGACACGTCCCCGGGCCCGTCCCCCTCGCCGAGCGGCGAGTCCCCGGCCCCGTCCCCCTCCGACACCGTCCCCGCTCCGGAGCCGACCCGTACCCACACCTGGCCGCACCCGCCCAACCCGGGCGGCGAACTCCCGAACACGGGTTCGCACGGCGGTGAATGGGTGATCGGCGGGATCGCGGCAGCACTGCTGATCGCCGGATCGGCGGCCACGCTGGTGTCCCGGAGGACGCGTCGACGCGGCTAGTTTTGGCCCATGGCCGAACTGCTGCACCTCACCGAAGGACCACTGTGGGAGGCGGCCCGCGGGATCGGGACGTACGAGATGTCCACCCGCGGCCGCACCCTGCACGAAGAGGGCTTCATCCACTGCTCACTACCGCACCAGCTCCCTGGTGTGGCCGAGATGCTGTACGGCGCCGGGAGCCGGGCCGGAGCCGGTGACCAGGACCTCTTGGTG
It contains:
- a CDS encoding DUF1648 domain-containing protein, which encodes MNRENVGRVALAVLPFLLALAADLILFATRRDRLPAQLASHFVGNGRADDHAGQGSYIAITTVLLIGTGVLWTLMAVGGKFTGPAYRKLVASGYALAGFLGYLMAVVLLVNVDAAEDAQGRAQDVSFPMWHIVVALGVAVLAFGLGLLLAALVPVPEGPAADGSAGDGERIALADGEVAGWARSAGNRWLPPAALAVLGAGVVLLFTTGWAAAVPALLVGVLVASFARPCVTVDRRGITVSGVLPWPRIRVPLDRIEAASSRRINVLAEYGGWGYRIRPGRTGVMIRSGEGIVARLSGGRDFAVTVDDSATAAALLNTLVDQRRTEH
- a CDS encoding GntR family transcriptional regulator is translated as MLFRVDPTSTVPLGDQIAACVRRAVAEGTVDPGERLPAARVLAESLGVNVHTALRGYQRLREEGLIELRRGRGAVVAVGASPHRARLLERVREMVGDARELGMTEDELLALVRTELNS
- the snpA gene encoding snapalysin; the encoded protein is MNHPRTVMSAVIGLGFGLAAALGTAPALATAAPAPASSASAPHAAYTARSGSHENASANKAFFDAVAKSVAEKRAARPGVQSVTIVYSAANAPTFRTQIANSAQIWNSSVSNVRLQEGSKADFTYYEGNDSRGSYASTDMHGNGYIFLDYAQNRQYNSTRVTAHETGHVLGLPDHYSGPCSELMSGGGPGTSCTNPYPNTNERNRVNSLWQNGFAAALARSGS
- a CDS encoding LysR family transcriptional regulator, which produces MELEVRHLRALCAIADTGSLHRAARRLGVSQPSLTTQLRRIENSLGAELFSRERTGCRPTLLGHAVLSRARPLVDGMRALVTDAKAEAEAARAGGPRLRIGCTASRVIGGWLRRLRIRLPGTDISLRVDVSAHALLRAVEAGRLDVAFVHEVEGCPLYVPDGLVQRVLVDREPQFVSMARDHPAAALPVVDLTDLAADRWMVDPTVDGEWDGLRRVFGAAGVAPTVLHGDYLTAASLVVLGEAVAPCQPTSGPRDDMAIRPLRDDPLAVRLLLVSRPGADMASVYKELEAAYREAARRADGYHQWLLRNRSPLARYS
- a CDS encoding NAD-dependent epimerase/dehydratase family protein, translating into MLGGTEFVGRAVTEDALARGWEVTVFHRGHHGPPPGAAELIGDRIAEGGLAALEAAGGPGDGTYVWDLVVDTWSGAPSVVRDAARLLSSRARRYTYVSSRSVYAYPAPAGLPEDGPLVDGASPDAGGDVSYALAKRGGELAVLDAFGDRALLARAGLIIGPRENIGRLPWWLTRIARGGPVLAPGTPDLPLQYIDARDLAGWLLDAAGSGLHGPYNLVSRPGHTTMGELLDACVRVTGSDAELRWTDTAAILAAGVEPWSDLPVWLPPGELYDSLHQGDVSRAHATGLSCRPVQETVADTWKWLCELGGSAPQRPDRPQVGLDPQTEAKLLTG
- a CDS encoding choice-of-anchor A family protein codes for the protein MGTKARRIGKSHRAAVTVAAAAAMVGVIAPSAVADSLPGDLGPCLGDECLSVWEDPNNGPVTHHDSNINIYVGGDYLVREAAAEAEGKIVTLGRFDMRKRDGVSQIYDVGVAGVGSRVPPPNGSDYLTVGGDLTVATGQRLLAEEGANHGVVRHAQGLNGTVIPTAVHDADAAAPYTALRDELTAASHCYAYDDNEDHRRPTTGTVRNDGSETVFTGDGSSALQVFALDADVATGAGGDQGVVFNGVPDSATVLVNVYGSARNISTYMGSLPQSGLRERLMWNFPDATEIGLKGSGQFQGSVLIGQQSSVVTLMMSGINGRFYTAGSLTHSSAGESGGQELHAYPFNGELPDCGEEPSPSPSPTDESPSPTPSPTDESPSPSPTDESPSSSPSPSDTSPGPSPSPSGESPAPSPSDTVPAPEPTRTHTWPHPPNPGGELPNTGSHGGEWVIGGIAAALLIAGSAATLVSRRTRRRG
- a CDS encoding DUF952 domain-containing protein → MAELLHLTEGPLWEAARGIGTYEMSTRGRTLHEEGFIHCSLPHQLPGVAEMLYGAGSRAGAGDQDLLVLVIDTERLPAPVRYESVTPGGEEFPHIYGPVPVDAVVEVRPWQRKEGDPA